The proteins below come from a single Aegilops tauschii subsp. strangulata cultivar AL8/78 chromosome 6, Aet v6.0, whole genome shotgun sequence genomic window:
- the LOC109776268 gene encoding cation/H(+) antiporter 19-like produces the protein MESGVECADVVHGDYFMGGMMVINGLMALVLLLSGLFHSFLRRLGQPSIISHILAGVVVGPTFLGRAVDLRRLGMQNAGSALGDTIYYLRIIFMFFLGLEMDLRYLRHNLRRSLLLACGGSAISFLLAVAAGPFFYGMLHPSFAATFHPQKLYASTALFILVLTSTASPVLIRIVTELKLTTSETGQLAIGAAFATDIASLTAISMMVVNPTIFGHDGKPLPSRSSSCSMQFLLFLWMALVVCVAVGVAVRAARLINRMKWGRQYVSKYELLGMLLLIVGLSLAVQFMGYSASMAAFLIGLAVPREGPLARTLVDRLTYPVHQMVMPLCFGAIGARLDFAEIGRFTATQFAFAVAFTTAVSSAGKVGGTVLVGRWLGMSAREALVLGFLLNVKGYSDILAINLADKSNVWGDTAQVVLVVASIVNTFMAGPASAAIVRQQRRAFKYRSHCLQELRLEQELRVLVCVHGAGGVQAMLTLAELSKGSSAPVAVYLLHLVELQTARKYAITHLYNNQSLDSKEEEEEDARWGYSWEMEQVTAAVHAFSTYDAAVPVPVRQMTAISSLASMDEDVRNGVEDARASLVIVPFHKEQRYDGRMVSRRGGDGRRQLNQRILQRARCTVGILVERRLPSIPGISAAPTPMPERDLDLDHDHDLEEESGRASVQQEEEAMHQVVAVFLSGADDREAVAYATRLSAHPSVSVSVSRFMLPEESRTRMRMSEEEAEDEEFMAEVRARFVSPGQVTYTERYVSNGVETLESLSSMVGECSLFVVGRGGGEGGGGAARNTMTRGMAGLEVEEEECPELGAIGEVLASDDFLGCSASVLVLQQHKLHRRMRTWKQKQQQSHSQSQHGGGRALPFPDEDDDIFDWNYD, from the coding sequence ATGGAGTCCGGCGTGGAGTGCGCGGACGTGGTCCACGGCGACTACTTCATGGGCGGCATGATGGTGATCAACGGCCTCATggccctcgtcctcctcctctcggGCCTCTTCCACTCCTTCCTCCGCCGCCTCGGCCAGCCCAGCATCATCTCCCACATCCTCGCCGGCGTCGTCGTCGGCCCCACCTTCCTCGGCCGCGCCGTCGACCTGCGCCGCCTGGGCATGCAGAACGCCGGCAGCGCGCTGGGCGACACCATCTACTACCTCCGCATCATCTTCATGTTCTTCCTCGGCCTCGAGATGGACCTGCGCTACCTCCGCCACAACCTGCGCCGCTCTCTCCTGCTCGCCTGCGGCGGCTCCGCCATCAGCttcctcctcgccgtcgccgcggGGCCCTTCTTCTACGGCATGCTCCACCCAAGCTTCGCCGCCACCTTCCATCCCCAGAAGCTCTACGCCTCCACCGCGCTCTTCATCCTCGTGCTCACCAGCACCGCCTCCCCGGTGCTCATCCGCATCGTCACCGAGCTCAAGCTGACCACCTCCGAGACCGGCCAGCTCGCCATCGGCGCAGCCTTCGCCACCGACATCGCCAGCCTCACCGCCATCAGCATGATGGTGGTGAACCCCACCATCTTCGGCCACGACGGCAAGCCCCTCCCGTCGCGCTCCTCCTCTTGCTCCATGCagttcctcctcttcctctggaTGGCGCTGGTGGTGTGCGTCGCCGTGGGCGTGGCCGTGAGGGCGGCCAGGCTGATCAACCGGATGAAGTGGGGCCGGCAGTACGTGAGCAAGTACGAGCTGCTGGGCATGCTGCTGCTCATCGTGGGCCTCTCCCTGGCGGTGCAGTTCATGGGGTACAGCGCCTCCATGGCCGCCTTCCTCATCGGCCTGGCGGTGCCGCGCGAGGGGCCCCTGGCGCGCACGCTCGTCGACCGCCTCACCTACCCGGTGCACCAGATGGTGATGCCGCTCTGCTTCGGCGCCATCGGCGCCAGGCTCGACTTCGCCGAGATCGGGCGCTTCACGGCCACCCAGTTCGCCTTCGCCGTGGCGTTCACCACGGCGGTGAGCTCCGCCGGGAAGGTGGGCGGCACGGTGCTGGTGGGGCGGTGGCTGGGCATGTCGGCGCGGGAGGCGCTGGTGCTGGGGTTCCTGCTCAACGTCAAGGGCTACTCGGACATCCTGGCCATCAACTTGGCGGACAAGAGCAACGTGTGGGGCGACACGGCGCAGGTGGTGCTGGTGGTGGCGTCCATCGTCAACACCTTCATGGCCGGGCCGGCGTCGGCGGCCATCGTCCGGCAGCAGCGGCGCGCCTTCAAGTACCGCTCGCACTGCCTGCAGGAGCTGCGGCTGGAGCAGGAGCTGCGGGTGCTGGTGTGCGTGCACGGCGCCGGCGGCGTGCAGGCCATGCTGACGCTGGCGGAGCTGTCCAAGGGCAGCAGCGCGCCGGTGGCCGTCTACCTGCTGCACCTGGTGGAGCTGCAGACGGCGCGCAAGTACGCCATcacgcacctctacaacaaccaGTCCTTGGActccaaggaggaggaggaggaggacgcccGGTGGGGCTACTCGTGGGAGATGGAGCAAGTGACGGCGGCCGTGCACGCCTTCAGCACCTACGACGCCGCCGTGCCGGTGCCGGTGCGCCAGATGACGGCCATCTCCAGCCTGGCGTCCATGGACGAGGACGTGCGCAACGGCGTGGAGGACGCGCGGGCGTCGCTGGTGATCGTGCCGTTCCACAAGGAGCAGCGCTACGACGGGCGCATGGTGTCGCGGCGCGGCGGGGACGGGCGGCGGCAGCTGAACCAGCGCATCCTGCAGCGCGCGCGGTGCACCGTGGGGATCCTCGTGGAGCGGCGCCTCCCCAGCATACCTGGCATCAGCGCCGCGCCGACGCCGATGCCAGAGCGAGACCTCGACctcgaccacgaccacgacctcGAGGAGGAGAGCGGCCGTGCTTCGGTGCAGCAAGAAGAAGAAGCGATGCACCAGGTGGTGGCGGTGTTCCTGAGCGGTGCGGACGACCGGGAGGCGGTGGCGTACGCGACGCGGCTGTCGGCGCACCCGTCGGTGAGCGTGTCGGTGTCCCGGTTCATGCTGCCGGAGGAGTCGCGGACGAGGATGAGGAtgtcggaggaggaggcggaggacgAGGAGTTCATGGCGGAGGTGCGCGCGCGGTTCGTGTCGCCGGGGCAGGTGACGTACACGGAGCGGTACGTGAGCAACGGGGTGGAGACGCTGGAGTCGCTAAGCTCGATGGTGGGGGAGTGCTCGCTGTTCGTGGTGGGGCGGGGTGGCGGCGAGGGCggaggcggggcggcgaggaACACGATGACTCGGGGCATGGCGGGgctggaggtggaggaggaggagtgcccGGAGCTGGGCGCCATCGGGGAGGTGCTGGCGTCGGACGACTTCTTGGGGTGCTCCGCGTCGGTGCTGGTGCTGCAGCAGCACAAGCTGCACCGGAGGATGAGGACCTGGAAGCAGAAGCAGCAGCAGTCGCACTCCCAGTCCCAGCACGGCGGCGGCCGCGCCTTGCCCTTCCCCGACGAAGACGACGACATCTTCGACTGGAATTATGACTAG